The proteins below come from a single Streptomyces spongiicola genomic window:
- a CDS encoding class I SAM-dependent methyltransferase, with the protein MTGTKERQGGPGDWSGGQIAYYQARADEYDATYSTRMDMPRLAKALDSLPVGGDVLEIACGTGQWTRLLSHRALSLTALDAAPEMLRRARDRMRGTETRFIEADVFDWEPDRQYDTVFFAFWLSHVPPVEMEPFWDLLRWALVPGGRVVFLDDSPAKAEIEDRVEAAPVPAVHRTLADGSRHVAVKVLRDPTELTSQLSDLGWDARVEAIDPFHLAGVARPKEGA; encoded by the coding sequence GTGACCGGAACGAAGGAGCGACAGGGCGGTCCGGGCGACTGGTCCGGAGGCCAGATCGCCTACTACCAGGCGCGAGCCGACGAGTACGACGCCACGTACAGCACCCGCATGGACATGCCGCGACTCGCGAAGGCACTGGACTCGCTGCCGGTCGGCGGTGACGTCCTGGAGATCGCCTGCGGCACGGGCCAGTGGACGCGGCTGCTGTCCCACCGGGCCCTCAGCCTGACCGCGCTGGACGCGGCGCCGGAGATGCTCCGCCGGGCCCGCGACCGCATGCGAGGCACCGAGACCCGGTTCATCGAGGCGGACGTCTTCGACTGGGAGCCGGACCGCCAGTACGACACGGTCTTCTTCGCGTTCTGGCTCAGCCACGTGCCGCCGGTGGAGATGGAACCGTTCTGGGACCTGCTCAGGTGGGCCTTGGTGCCCGGCGGTCGCGTGGTGTTCCTCGACGACTCCCCGGCGAAGGCGGAGATCGAGGACCGGGTGGAAGCGGCGCCCGTGCCGGCCGTCCATCGCACCCTCGCCGACGGCTCCCGCCACGTCGCCGTGAAGGTGCTCCGAGACCCCACCGAGCTCACCTCCCAGCTGAGCGACCTGGGTTGGGACGCCCGCGTCGAGGCGATCGACCCCTTCCACCTCGCCGGCGTGGCCCGTCCCAAGGAGGGCGCGTGA
- a CDS encoding N,N-dimethylformamidase beta subunit family domain-containing protein, producing the protein MTTVNGYAARPSVRAGEVARLHIATTAPRFHVDFYRWGAEPQHAGHVEWPGRASSPGRFDADWQWPAYEFLVPPEWRSGVYIAVLGTERASGTPTLDAREGRILLVVTPSPPSGRGILYKVPTFTYQAYNMAGGGCLYSASQVTTCRPGGGVGGPVKGLPDAYDLSSPRQTFAHWDAPFTAWMERNRIEADYCTDLDLHEGLFLHDGYRLLVAAGHDEYWSADLRRHVTAFRDAGGHIANFGANTCWWRVDVAPDGTGLSCDKFPPGAPADTDPDSSYGCPDHWWESEPENALLGVSYRNGGGHWDGTRASQGFIVTDAGHWAFSGTELRTGDSLGHGGALIGYECDGAAYEYDTAGRPRPTGQDGTPKDFEILGIAELPPDWNFAAREPMPSPQAATLGVFTAGGTVFTAATTDWARLLATDPQVAAVTRNVITRLS; encoded by the coding sequence GTGACCACCGTCAACGGCTACGCGGCCCGGCCGAGCGTCCGAGCCGGAGAGGTGGCCCGCCTGCACATCGCCACCACCGCCCCCCGCTTCCACGTCGACTTCTACCGCTGGGGAGCCGAGCCGCAGCACGCGGGGCACGTCGAATGGCCCGGCCGTGCCTCGTCTCCTGGACGTTTCGACGCGGACTGGCAGTGGCCCGCGTACGAGTTCCTCGTACCCCCGGAGTGGCGGTCCGGTGTCTACATCGCGGTGTTGGGCACGGAGCGCGCGTCCGGCACGCCGACGCTGGATGCCAGGGAAGGGCGCATCCTCCTGGTCGTCACCCCTTCCCCGCCTTCCGGCCGCGGGATCCTGTACAAGGTCCCGACGTTCACCTACCAGGCGTACAACATGGCGGGCGGCGGCTGCCTCTACAGCGCTTCCCAGGTCACGACGTGCCGTCCCGGGGGCGGTGTGGGCGGACCGGTGAAGGGTCTGCCGGACGCGTACGACCTGTCGTCTCCCCGGCAGACGTTCGCGCACTGGGACGCCCCCTTCACCGCCTGGATGGAACGGAACCGGATCGAGGCCGACTACTGCACCGATCTGGACCTCCACGAGGGGCTGTTCCTGCACGACGGATACCGGCTCCTAGTCGCCGCCGGCCACGACGAGTACTGGAGCGCCGACCTCCGACGCCACGTGACCGCCTTCCGGGACGCCGGCGGCCACATCGCCAACTTCGGTGCCAACACCTGCTGGTGGCGCGTCGATGTCGCCCCGGACGGGACGGGGCTGTCCTGTGACAAGTTCCCGCCCGGAGCCCCCGCCGACACCGACCCGGACAGCTCGTACGGATGCCCGGACCACTGGTGGGAGTCGGAGCCGGAGAACGCCCTCCTGGGCGTGAGCTACCGCAACGGCGGTGGCCACTGGGACGGCACCCGGGCTTCCCAGGGCTTCATCGTCACCGACGCCGGCCACTGGGCGTTCTCCGGCACAGAGCTCAGGACCGGCGACAGCCTGGGACACGGCGGGGCGCTGATCGGCTACGAGTGCGACGGCGCGGCCTACGAGTACGACACCGCCGGCCGCCCACGCCCCACCGGCCAGGACGGAACCCCGAAGGACTTCGAGATCCTCGGCATCGCCGAACTCCCCCCGGACTGGAACTTCGCCGCCCGTGAGCCGATGCCCAGCCCCCAGGCTGCCACCCTCGGCGTCTTCACCGCAGGCGGCACGGTCTTCACCGCCGCCACCACCGACTGGGCCCGCCTCCTGGCCACTGATCCCCAGGTCGCCGCAGTCACCCGCAACGTCATCACCCGGCTCTCCTGA
- a CDS encoding glycosyltransferase family protein, which yields MSRNGNLRPLNVIIGVNGIGMGHTVRQSVIAQFLRDRGHRVRIVTNGASRAEYFRDLGFPAWDGWMPTLLARDDRIHARDAVRANIRQAPGGLLRHLHLRRAVRNSGVPDVFVTDYEPNTPRLAYHFGRPLISIDQQSKYRHLDLPAVGRYARTADEQRLRYFAPRVDRSFICSFVPLAADDRRVEFISPVVPDLVRSAPVTTERLVTAYFSRYFDHGPEKSVRELASVFRQSVPDRTLRIYAQPTEMGSLRGYADSRVEIRAFDREAFIADMARSEVVFSNAGFNLISEALVLGKPVHLIPLPTYDQHWCAKVVDEAGLGTAAPRVERRAVVDFLARSQALRDNVVRHRDKYLSADPREGIASYLESLPAVGRPMPAPIAG from the coding sequence GTGTCCAGAAACGGAAACTTACGGCCGCTCAACGTGATCATCGGTGTCAACGGCATCGGCATGGGACACACCGTCCGCCAGAGCGTGATCGCCCAGTTCCTCCGCGACCGCGGGCACCGCGTCCGGATCGTCACCAACGGCGCCAGCCGGGCCGAGTATTTCCGAGACCTCGGATTCCCCGCCTGGGACGGCTGGATGCCGACGCTGCTCGCGCGCGACGACCGGATCCACGCGCGCGACGCCGTACGCGCGAACATCCGGCAGGCGCCCGGAGGTCTCCTCCGGCACCTCCATCTGCGCCGGGCCGTCCGGAACAGCGGCGTCCCGGACGTGTTCGTCACCGACTACGAGCCCAACACCCCGCGCCTCGCCTACCACTTCGGCCGACCCCTGATCTCCATCGACCAGCAGAGCAAGTACCGGCACCTGGACCTCCCCGCCGTCGGCCGGTACGCCCGCACGGCCGACGAGCAGCGGCTGCGGTACTTCGCACCCCGTGTGGACCGGTCCTTTATCTGCTCCTTTGTCCCGCTCGCCGCCGACGATCGGAGGGTGGAGTTCATCTCCCCGGTCGTTCCCGACCTCGTCAGGTCGGCACCGGTCACCACCGAGCGCCTCGTCACGGCCTACTTCTCCCGGTACTTCGACCACGGCCCGGAGAAGTCCGTCCGCGAACTGGCTTCGGTCTTCCGCCAGTCCGTACCGGACCGCACGCTGCGGATCTACGCGCAGCCGACTGAGATGGGGTCGCTGCGCGGGTACGCCGACAGCCGGGTCGAGATCCGCGCCTTCGACCGCGAGGCGTTCATCGCGGACATGGCCCGTTCTGAGGTCGTGTTCTCCAACGCCGGCTTCAACCTGATCAGCGAGGCCCTCGTCCTCGGTAAGCCAGTTCATCTCATCCCGTTGCCCACCTACGACCAGCACTGGTGCGCCAAGGTCGTCGACGAGGCGGGACTGGGCACGGCGGCCCCACGCGTCGAACGGCGAGCCGTCGTCGACTTCCTCGCGCGTAGTCAGGCGCTCCGCGACAACGTCGTACGTCACCGGGATAAGTACCTCTCCGCCGACCCGCGGGAGGGGATCGCCTCGTACCTGGAGAGTCTGCCGGCGGTCGGTCGGCCGATGCCCGCGCCGATCGCGGGGTAG
- a CDS encoding FkbM family methyltransferase, whose product MRKIFVDCGANLGIVLRRFMHELPDHDFYAFEPNATLLSSISANVEQAQHAGLVEVAPSAVWTEDGTIDLFLGHHESSTVMPGKRVPPVYDQQIDYSSPVAVPAVDFSAWLRRTATPEDHVVVKMDIEGAEYPVLRKLLADGTIDLVSVLYVEWHHDRFPAMSRAEHDEVAAAVSARVDVRHWD is encoded by the coding sequence ATGCGCAAGATCTTCGTCGACTGCGGCGCCAACCTCGGAATCGTGCTGAGGCGCTTCATGCACGAGCTCCCGGACCACGACTTCTACGCCTTCGAGCCCAACGCGACCCTGCTCTCCTCCATCAGCGCGAACGTGGAGCAGGCCCAGCACGCCGGCCTGGTCGAGGTCGCCCCCAGTGCGGTGTGGACCGAGGACGGGACGATCGACCTCTTCCTCGGCCACCACGAGAGCTCCACCGTGATGCCCGGCAAGCGGGTGCCGCCCGTGTACGACCAGCAGATCGACTACAGCTCCCCCGTCGCCGTACCGGCGGTGGACTTCAGCGCCTGGCTCCGCCGGACCGCCACGCCGGAGGACCACGTCGTCGTGAAGATGGACATCGAGGGCGCCGAGTACCCCGTGCTCAGGAAGCTGCTCGCCGACGGGACGATCGACCTCGTCTCCGTCCTCTACGTCGAGTGGCACCACGACCGCTTCCCCGCCATGAGCCGGGCCGAGCACGACGAGGTCGCCGCCGCCGTCTCCGCACGCGTCGACGTCCGCCACTGGGACTGA
- a CDS encoding histidine phosphatase family protein, producing MDTQRIYLIKHGETEENLQGIHQGRAVGGRLSERGRADMGRVGACLAAAGVAVDQMLVSPMSRCRESAGILTAALAPADIRVDKRLAAKDSGHLGGRPRELAAAEAARHGVPIHRLRTPGGESSEDVQARYVDLWNEVSSGGGGWGTTVLVGHGGGIACLLLWLTGNGFDRYLQHVPGSAGVTCVETGGPAPRMRLMNVSPADLPVLLHSRTAR from the coding sequence ATGGACACCCAACGCATCTACCTGATCAAGCACGGCGAGACGGAGGAGAACCTCCAGGGCATCCACCAGGGCCGCGCGGTCGGCGGCCGGCTCAGCGAGCGCGGACGCGCCGACATGGGGCGGGTCGGCGCCTGCCTCGCGGCGGCCGGGGTAGCCGTGGACCAGATGCTCGTCAGCCCGATGTCCCGTTGCCGGGAGTCGGCCGGGATTCTCACCGCCGCGCTCGCCCCGGCCGACATCCGTGTCGACAAGCGTCTGGCCGCCAAGGACAGCGGTCACCTCGGGGGCCGCCCCAGGGAACTCGCCGCCGCCGAGGCCGCCCGCCACGGTGTGCCGATCCACCGGCTTCGCACGCCGGGCGGCGAGTCGTCGGAGGACGTGCAGGCCCGCTACGTGGACCTCTGGAACGAGGTCTCCTCCGGGGGAGGGGGATGGGGAACCACCGTCCTCGTCGGGCACGGCGGGGGCATCGCCTGCCTGCTGCTGTGGCTCACCGGGAACGGCTTCGACCGGTACCTCCAGCACGTGCCCGGGTCCGCCGGGGTCACGTGCGTGGAGACCGGCGGACCGGCTCCGCGCATGCGGCTGATGAACGTCTCACCCGCGGACCTGCCCGTCCTCCTCCACTCCCGTACCGCCCGATGA
- the metG gene encoding methionine--tRNA ligase, translating to MARHLVTSALPYINGIKHLGNMVGSMLPADVYSRYLRQRGHDVLYICATDEHGTPAELAAKEAGLSVAEFCAQAHDAQKAVYDGFELAFDHFGRSSSQQNVEITQHFARKLNENGFIEERAIRQVYSPVDGRFLPDRYVEGTCPHCGYDKARGDQCENCTRVLDPTDLIDPRSAISGSTDLEVRETKHLFLLQSKLQHEVEEWIATVSDQWPHLSTSIARKWLTEGLNDRAITRDLDWGVPVPADTWPELAAEGKVFYVWFDAPVEYIGATKEWADAAGDGETRDWKSWWYEADDTVRYTQFMAKDNVPFHTVMFPATELGVREPWKKVDVVKGFNWLTYYGGKFSTSQKRGVFTDAALEILPGDYWRYFLIANAPESDDSSFTWEHFTATVNKDLADTLGNFVNRVLSFSRKRFGDEVPAGHAAGEAEAKLGEEVARLLGEYEEQMEALQFRKAAAALRALWSAGNSYLEEKAPWLEIKTDADGAALTLRTAMNLIRLYAVVSEPFIPTSSAAMRGAFALENDTATWVTAEQAKSLDAVPAGTAFTVPPVLFAKITEEDLESYRERFGGAPEA from the coding sequence ATGGCTCGACACCTGGTAACCAGCGCGCTTCCCTACATCAACGGGATCAAGCACCTGGGCAACATGGTCGGGTCGATGCTTCCGGCGGACGTGTACTCCAGGTACCTCCGCCAGCGTGGTCACGACGTCCTCTACATCTGCGCTACCGACGAGCACGGCACGCCGGCTGAGCTGGCCGCCAAGGAGGCCGGCCTCTCCGTCGCCGAGTTCTGTGCGCAGGCCCACGACGCGCAGAAGGCCGTGTACGACGGGTTCGAGCTGGCCTTCGACCACTTCGGGCGCAGCTCCTCGCAGCAGAACGTCGAGATCACCCAGCACTTCGCGCGGAAGCTGAACGAGAACGGCTTCATCGAGGAGCGGGCGATCCGCCAGGTGTACTCGCCGGTCGACGGCCGCTTCCTGCCGGACCGGTACGTCGAGGGCACCTGCCCGCACTGCGGCTACGACAAGGCCCGCGGCGACCAGTGCGAGAACTGCACCCGCGTGCTCGACCCGACCGACCTGATCGACCCGCGCTCGGCGATCAGCGGTTCCACGGACCTGGAGGTCCGCGAGACCAAGCACCTCTTCCTGCTGCAGTCGAAGCTCCAGCACGAGGTCGAGGAGTGGATCGCCACCGTCAGCGACCAGTGGCCGCACCTGTCCACGTCCATCGCCCGCAAGTGGCTGACCGAGGGCCTGAACGACCGCGCCATCACCCGCGACCTCGACTGGGGCGTGCCCGTACCGGCCGATACCTGGCCGGAGCTCGCGGCCGAGGGCAAGGTCTTCTACGTCTGGTTCGACGCCCCGGTCGAGTACATCGGCGCGACGAAGGAGTGGGCGGACGCCGCCGGCGACGGTGAGACCCGCGACTGGAAGTCGTGGTGGTACGAGGCCGACGACACCGTCCGGTACACGCAGTTCATGGCCAAGGACAACGTCCCCTTCCACACGGTGATGTTCCCGGCTACCGAACTCGGCGTGCGCGAGCCGTGGAAGAAGGTCGACGTCGTCAAGGGCTTCAACTGGCTGACGTACTACGGCGGCAAGTTCTCCACCTCGCAGAAGCGCGGCGTCTTCACCGACGCGGCCCTGGAGATCCTGCCCGGCGACTACTGGCGCTACTTCCTGATCGCCAACGCCCCTGAGTCGGACGACTCCTCCTTCACGTGGGAGCACTTCACCGCCACGGTGAACAAGGACCTGGCGGACACCCTCGGCAACTTCGTCAACCGAGTGCTGTCGTTCTCCCGCAAGCGGTTCGGCGACGAGGTCCCGGCCGGGCACGCCGCCGGCGAGGCGGAGGCCAAGCTGGGCGAGGAGGTCGCACGGCTGCTCGGCGAGTACGAGGAGCAGATGGAGGCCCTGCAGTTCCGCAAGGCCGCCGCCGCCCTGCGTGCGCTGTGGTCCGCGGGCAACTCCTACCTGGAGGAGAAGGCCCCCTGGCTGGAGATCAAGACCGACGCCGACGGCGCCGCGCTGACGCTCCGTACCGCGATGAACCTGATCCGCCTGTACGCGGTCGTCTCCGAGCCGTTCATCCCCACCTCGTCGGCCGCCATGCGCGGGGCCTTCGCCCTGGAGAACGACACCGCGACCTGGGTGACGGCGGAGCAGGCCAAGTCCTTGGACGCCGTCCCGGCCGGCACCGCGTTCACGGTGCCCCCGGTGCTCTTCGCGAAGATCACGGAGGAGGACCTGGAGTCCTACCGCGAGCGCTTCGGCGGAGCCCCGGAAGCCTGA
- a CDS encoding nucleotide sugar dehydrogenase, with translation MIRNHEPHRLRVVVVGQGYVGLPLAVRAAEMGHSVVGLDVDAGRIKRLVVGESYVEDVSDRRLAPLLAAGVYQPTVDSADCAGFDVAVVTVPTPLRDGAPDLSHVEDAARMLGRHLTRGATVVLESTTYPGTTEEVFRPLLERGSGLTAGRDFHLGYSPERIDPGNPSWRLENTPKVVSGITPSSLKSVRDFYASLVDAVVPVASCKEAELTKLLENTFRHVNIALANELAIFSHDLGIDVWAAIDAASTKPFGFMRFTPGPGVGGHCLPVDPSYLSWRVERTLGQNFRFVELANDVNNHMPDYVVRRLVAGLNERGKPLKGSRILLLGVAYKANTGDARETPAARIAELLTGMGAEVQAADPHVLDDTHPRAAGLEGLQRVEVTPGLLATADAVVLLADHDAFDYPLISAHAPYILDCRRRLTGAHVDSL, from the coding sequence ATGATCAGGAATCACGAGCCCCATCGACTCCGTGTGGTCGTCGTGGGGCAGGGATACGTCGGCCTCCCGCTCGCGGTGCGAGCCGCCGAGATGGGGCACAGCGTCGTCGGCCTCGACGTTGACGCCGGCCGGATCAAGCGGCTCGTGGTCGGCGAGTCGTACGTCGAGGACGTCTCGGACAGGCGGCTGGCGCCCCTCCTCGCCGCCGGCGTCTACCAGCCGACCGTCGACTCTGCCGACTGCGCCGGGTTCGACGTGGCGGTCGTCACCGTCCCAACGCCGCTACGCGACGGCGCGCCGGACCTGTCGCACGTCGAGGACGCGGCGCGGATGCTGGGCCGCCACCTGACCCGCGGAGCGACGGTCGTCCTGGAATCGACCACGTACCCCGGGACGACCGAGGAGGTGTTCCGCCCGCTCCTCGAGCGCGGCTCGGGGCTGACCGCGGGCCGCGACTTCCACCTCGGCTACAGCCCCGAGCGCATCGACCCCGGGAACCCCAGCTGGAGGCTGGAGAACACGCCCAAGGTCGTCTCGGGCATCACCCCGTCCTCCTTGAAGTCGGTCCGCGACTTCTACGCCTCCCTCGTGGACGCGGTCGTGCCTGTGGCCAGTTGCAAGGAGGCGGAGCTGACCAAGCTCCTCGAGAACACCTTCCGGCACGTGAACATCGCGCTCGCCAACGAGCTGGCGATCTTCTCCCACGACTTGGGCATCGACGTCTGGGCGGCCATCGACGCGGCGTCCACCAAGCCGTTCGGGTTCATGCGCTTCACCCCCGGCCCCGGGGTCGGAGGCCACTGCCTGCCCGTCGACCCCTCGTACCTGTCGTGGCGGGTCGAACGAACCCTGGGGCAGAACTTCCGCTTCGTCGAGCTGGCGAACGATGTCAACAACCACATGCCCGACTACGTGGTGCGGCGTCTCGTCGCGGGTCTCAACGAGCGCGGGAAGCCGCTCAAGGGCTCCCGGATCCTCCTGCTCGGAGTGGCGTACAAGGCCAACACCGGGGACGCCCGGGAGACGCCGGCGGCCCGCATCGCCGAACTCCTCACCGGTATGGGCGCCGAGGTCCAGGCCGCCGACCCTCACGTCCTGGATGACACCCACCCCCGCGCCGCCGGCCTGGAGGGCCTCCAGCGGGTCGAGGTGACCCCCGGTCTGCTCGCGACAGCCGACGCCGTAGTCCTCCTCGCGGACCACGACGCCTTCGACTACCCCCTGATCAGCGCCCACGCCCCGTACATCCTCGACTGCCGTCGTCGGCTCACCGGCGCCCACGTCGACTCTCTCTGA
- a CDS encoding NAD-dependent epimerase/dehydratase family protein — protein sequence MKIAITGGAGFIGGNLARALTELPQVTQLRVVDNLSTGDKANLAGLDVDFFEGDVQNAALLDQAFRGADAVVHLAALPSVPRSLRDPLASHHANATGTLQVLEAARRAGGPHVIAASSSSVYGTNPQLPKHEDLVSAPMSPYAVTKLTTEAYLGAYHHSFDLPVLPFRFFNVYGPGQRADHAYAAVIPKWISATLAGELVTIHGDGTQTRDFTYVGTVCDVLTGALLRRVVDPRPVNLAYGSRTSLLDLVQEIEMATGRRARREHVPVRVGDVPHSQADGQRLRTLFPEVASAALQEGIPATVEWLRRRPTAS from the coding sequence GTGAAGATCGCGATCACCGGCGGCGCCGGATTCATCGGCGGCAACCTTGCCCGTGCCCTGACCGAGCTGCCTCAAGTCACCCAGCTCCGGGTCGTCGACAACCTCTCCACCGGGGACAAGGCGAACCTCGCCGGCCTCGATGTGGACTTCTTCGAAGGAGACGTCCAGAACGCCGCACTCCTCGACCAGGCGTTCCGCGGCGCCGACGCTGTCGTCCACCTGGCCGCCCTCCCCTCCGTGCCACGCTCCCTGCGTGACCCCCTGGCCAGCCACCACGCCAACGCGACCGGCACCCTCCAAGTTCTGGAAGCCGCCCGCCGCGCCGGCGGCCCACACGTGATCGCCGCGTCCTCGTCCTCCGTCTACGGCACCAACCCCCAGCTGCCGAAGCACGAGGACCTCGTCTCCGCCCCCATGAGCCCGTACGCGGTCACCAAGCTCACGACGGAGGCGTACCTGGGCGCCTACCACCACAGCTTCGACCTTCCGGTGCTCCCCTTCCGCTTCTTCAACGTCTACGGCCCCGGCCAGCGCGCCGACCACGCCTACGCCGCCGTCATCCCGAAGTGGATCAGCGCCACCCTCGCAGGCGAGCTGGTGACCATCCACGGCGACGGCACCCAGACGCGCGACTTCACGTACGTGGGCACGGTCTGCGACGTCCTCACCGGCGCCCTGCTCCGCCGGGTCGTGGACCCCCGCCCAGTGAACCTGGCCTACGGCAGCCGTACTTCGCTTCTGGACCTGGTCCAGGAAATCGAGATGGCTACGGGACGCCGCGCGCGCCGGGAACACGTGCCTGTCCGCGTCGGCGACGTCCCCCACTCGCAGGCCGACGGCCAGCGGCTGCGAACTCTCTTCCCGGAAGTCGCCTCCGCGGCGCTTCAGGAAGGGATACCGGCCACAGTCGAGTGGTTGCGTCGGCGGCCTACCGCGTCATAG
- a CDS encoding HAD hydrolase-like protein has product MKSPTPGRWASPCGSRTPKSTLTPDRPLPPRQPGPTACRLTVSRWLRPLPTPHPPQASLGIGAMEALRSVHDRPDLVLTVVTGNLKLNALLKLAVFDLGGYVDTEIGAFASDDQHRLALVAVAQKRAQAKHGTIFTRSNTVIIGDSLEDVRTGLEGGAAVVAVASGKTQVTTLREAGADVLLGTLENVQELHYAIASVVQLRL; this is encoded by the coding sequence CTGAAATCGCCTACGCCCGGTCGCTGGGCAAGCCCGTGCGGTTCACGCACCCCGAAGTCGACCCTGACGCCTGATCGCCCGCTGCCACCTCGACAACCAGGGCCGACAGCCTGCCGCCTGACTGTCTCGCGGTGGCTTCGGCCGCTGCCCACCCCGCACCCTCCGCAGGCATCCCTTGGAATTGGCGCTATGGAGGCTTTGCGATCGGTCCACGACCGTCCCGATCTCGTACTGACCGTCGTCACGGGCAACCTCAAGCTGAACGCCCTGCTGAAGCTGGCGGTCTTCGACCTCGGAGGCTACGTCGACACCGAGATCGGAGCGTTCGCCTCCGACGATCAGCATCGGCTGGCGCTCGTTGCCGTCGCGCAGAAGCGTGCCCAGGCCAAGCACGGGACGATCTTCACCCGCTCCAACACCGTCATCATCGGCGACTCCCTGGAGGACGTCCGTACAGGCCTCGAAGGCGGTGCCGCGGTCGTCGCGGTCGCCTCCGGGAAGACCCAGGTGACGACCCTGAGAGAGGCTGGCGCCGACGTTCTCCTTGGGACGTTGGAGAACGTGCAGGAGCTGCATTACGCCATCGCCAGCGTCGTCCAGCTTCGCCTTTGA
- a CDS encoding MerR family transcriptional regulator, with the protein MRIGEIAALVGVTPRAVRHYHHQGLLPEPVRRANGYRDYSVRDAVLLARIRRLTELGLGLDEVGDVLADDEGRELVEVLAELDDDLARQQELLAERRARLGAVLEQARSGRLPAEGPVSPELAALFGSLAGEAAGRPESATAAKEREVLALLDTVVPAGDRDRLLGAMRRIAEAPGAVERVYEVYGLFDALADVDADARDPRVEAAARALAGCVPDEVVAGLGEKDTSAGEGGSPFVDAFFAEFHPAQAEAVRRALRLVAERTR; encoded by the coding sequence ATGCGGATCGGAGAGATCGCCGCGCTCGTCGGGGTCACGCCCCGTGCCGTGCGGCACTACCACCATCAGGGCCTACTGCCCGAGCCCGTGCGCCGGGCCAACGGCTACCGGGACTACTCGGTGCGCGACGCCGTACTGCTCGCCCGAATCCGGCGGCTGACGGAGCTCGGGCTCGGCCTCGACGAGGTCGGGGACGTGCTCGCCGACGACGAGGGGAGGGAACTCGTGGAGGTACTGGCGGAACTGGACGACGATCTCGCCCGGCAGCAGGAACTGCTCGCCGAACGGCGCGCACGGCTGGGCGCGGTGCTGGAGCAGGCACGCTCCGGGCGGTTGCCCGCCGAGGGCCCGGTGTCGCCGGAGCTGGCGGCGCTGTTCGGCAGTCTCGCCGGGGAGGCCGCCGGACGGCCCGAGTCCGCGACGGCTGCGAAGGAACGCGAGGTACTCGCCCTGCTGGACACGGTCGTACCGGCCGGGGACCGCGACCGGCTGCTCGGCGCGATGCGGCGGATAGCCGAGGCTCCGGGGGCGGTGGAGCGCGTGTACGAGGTGTACGGGCTTTTCGACGCGCTCGCGGACGTGGACGCGGACGCCCGCGATCCCCGGGTCGAGGCGGCGGCCCGGGCACTGGCCGGCTGCGTACCCGACGAGGTCGTGGCGGGGCTGGGGGAGAAGGACACTTCGGCGGGAGAGGGCGGGAGTCCGTTCGTGGACGCCTTCTTCGCCGAGTTCCACCCGGCCCAGGCCGAGGCCGTGCGCCGTGCGCTGCGCCTGGTCGCGGAGCGGACCCGATGA
- the yaaA gene encoding peroxide stress protein YaaA, producing the protein MLVLLPPSEGKAASGRGAPLKPEALSLPALAGARATVLDELVELCRGDEEKARDVLGLSEGLRDEVAKNAGLRTAGTRPAGEIYTGVLYDALGLATLDASARRRARKSLLVFSGLWGAVRIGDRIPSYRCSMGVRLPGLGALGAYWRAPMASALPEAAGSGLVLDLRSSAYAAAWRPQGEVAGRTATVRVLHSQIVDGVERRSVVSHFNKATKGRIVRSLLEGGVAPKGPGELVEALRDLGYAVEAEAPGKPGKAWALDVVVTEIH; encoded by the coding sequence GTGCTCGTGCTGTTGCCGCCGTCCGAGGGCAAGGCCGCTTCGGGCCGCGGTGCGCCGCTCAAGCCGGAGGCACTCTCGCTGCCCGCCCTGGCCGGGGCTCGCGCGACGGTCCTGGACGAGCTCGTGGAACTGTGCCGGGGGGACGAGGAGAAGGCCCGGGACGTACTCGGGCTCAGCGAGGGCCTGCGCGACGAGGTCGCGAAGAACGCCGGGCTGCGGACGGCCGGGACACGCCCGGCGGGCGAGATCTACACCGGCGTGCTGTACGACGCGCTCGGACTGGCCACCCTCGACGCCTCCGCGCGCCGCCGGGCCCGGAAGTCACTGCTGGTGTTCTCCGGGCTCTGGGGCGCGGTCCGCATCGGCGACCGCATCCCCTCGTACCGCTGCTCGATGGGCGTCAGGCTGCCCGGGCTCGGGGCACTCGGCGCGTACTGGCGGGCGCCGATGGCGTCCGCCCTGCCCGAGGCGGCCGGGAGCGGCCTGGTCCTGGATCTGCGGTCGTCGGCGTACGCGGCCGCCTGGCGCCCGCAGGGCGAGGTCGCCGGCCGTACGGCGACCGTGCGGGTGCTGCACTCGCAGATCGTCGACGGCGTCGAGAGGCGTTCCGTGGTCTCCCACTTCAACAAGGCGACCAAGGGGCGCATCGTACGCAGTCTGCTGGAGGGCGGCGTGGCGCCGAAGGGGCCGGGAGAGCTGGTGGAGGCGCTTCGCGACCTCGGCTACGCGGTCGAGGCGGAGGCACCGGGGAAGCCGGGGAAGGCGTGGGCGCTCGACGTGGTGGTCACCGAGATCCACTGA